CATCCTGGTTGGTTGCGCTAAATTGGTTGTTTAAAACTTGTTTTTAACCGATATGATAATGGAGATTATATGGTTTTCCCTGCAAAAAAAATATTACGTTACGTTTTCGCCCTGTTTTTTATTATTACTTTAAACTTTTTTCTACCCCGTGCTATGCCTGGTGATCCAGTAATTAATCTTCTTGGGGAGGATTTTATTGCTGGAAAAGAAGCAGTTGAGAAAATTCGAGAAGAATTGGGACTGAACAGGCCAATATTAGTTCAATATGCCAATTATTGGAAGAATTTATTTCAATTTGATTTAGGGTATTCTTATCATTTCCGAGCTCGAGTTTCTTCTCTAATCATTTCACGCTTAAAATGGACTTTTATCTTGGTTGCTCCTTCGTTGATTCTTGGAACTATTATAGGAGCGTTGGCTGGTTCTCTTGCTGGATGGAAAAGGAAAAGCAAAGGGAATACCTTTTCCTTCTTTTTCTTTTTATTTATTTACTGCTCTCCTCCTTTTTTTATTTCTCTCTTATTTCTCTATTTTTTTGGATTTCGACTCGGTCTTTTCCCTCTAAAAGGTTTTTATACGACAGGAAATTGGATTGATATTCTGAAACACCTTTTTTTGCCGGTTTTAATTATGACCTTATTTTCTGCTTCGCGAAATTATATGGTGATGAGGGGGAGTGTTCTCCAAGAGAAAGAGAAGTTATATGTATGGTATGCTCGAGCCAAAGGTCATTTGGAGGATAGTATATTGTTTCAGCATGTTTTTAAAAATGCTTCACTGCCGGTAATAACCCTTTTTGCTCTTGATTTTGGATTTTTATTTGCCGGAGCGCTCTTTATTGAGATCGTTTTTTCGCTTAATGGAATGGGGACTCTCATTTACCAATCGATACTATCACGAGACTACCCAGTTCTTCAGGGAACCTTTTTGATCATTTCTTTTATGGTTATTATAGCCAATTATCTTACTGATTGGATTTATAATTGGATTGATCCTCGTGTGAGAGCAAACCGATGAAAGACTTGATTTTTCAACGAAAAAAATATTTCATTCGAATAGGTGGATTCCTCTTTATCCTTTTTTTATTGGTTGCTATTTTTGCCAATTTTATTGCCCCTTTTCAGCTCAAGGATCGTTTTGACCCTTTCTTGCCTCTAGGATTAAAACATCTTTTAGGGACAAATGATATTGGGAATGATCTATTCACTGAATTTATCTACGGATCAAGGATTACACTTCTGGTTGGTTTGTTAACCGGGGTGTTTTCGGTATCAATTGGGGTATTGATAGGCCTTTTTGCCGGTTATCATGGAGGATTCATTGACGAATTGTTAATGGGTATTACTGATGTTATTCTAATGATTCCAAGAATACCCTTAATAATTGTTCTTTCAGCATTTTTACGTCCCAGCGTAGGATTGATGATTCTGGTTATGAGTATTTTGTGGTGGACCTCAACCGCTCGGGTTATCCGCTCTCGGACGATGCAGATTCGTTCAATGGGTTTTGTTGAAAGTGCTCGTTGTTTGGGATTTTCAGGTTGGCATATTCTTTTTTATGAAATCTTACCGAACATTGTTATGATCATCATTCCAGAATTTCTTATCACCGTAGCTTCTGCCATGATATCGGAAGCTTCGTTGTCTTTTTTAGGCTTGGGAGATCCCTCTCTAAAAAGCTGGGGAATGATGATTCATCATGCTTTTCAAAGAGGTGGATTCCTGAATGGAATGTGGTGGTGGTACATTCCGCCAGGTATGAGTATTACATTATTTGTTTTATCAATGGTATTTTTAAGTTTTGCATTTGAAGAAACAGAAATTGGAATGGGAGAGGAAGTCGCCATTGCCCCTTTTAACCGTTGAAAGACTCAATGTTGTTTTTACCACTCACCAAGGGAGAGTTAAAGCAGTAAAAAATGTATCGATTACGATTCCCCACCAGGAAACACTGGCTTTGATCGGTGAAACCGGTTGCGGAAAGTCGGTGATAGCCCAATCGATTTTAAGACTTCTTCCTGGTAATGCTCAAATCAATGGAAGAATACTTTTCCAAGGTCGTGATTTGCTTCTAGTTGACGAAAAAACTATGGCTTCGATTCGCGGGAAAGAGATAGCGATTATTTTTCAGAATCCATCTTTGGCTTTAAATCCAGTTTATTCTATTGGATGGCAGGTTGGAGAACCCTTTCGAATCCATCAAGGTGTCGACCGAAACCAGTCAATTCAGGAGTCGGTTCGTCTTCTCTCCTACATGAAGTTTGATAAGCCAGAGTCGGCGGTAAAAATGTATCCTTTTGAGTTTTCAGGAGGCATGAACCAAAGAGTACTAATTGCTTCTGCCTTGGCTCTTCATCCCAATCTCATCATTGCTGATGAGCCAACTCAAGGGCTGGATAGAACATTGATTAAACAAATAATTGAACAACTTGATCGAGCTCGAAAAATTCATTCATCATCGATGTTGCTCATTACCCATGATTTAACGGTAGCTCGGTCAATATCAGATTGGATTATGGTTATGTATGCTGGAGAAATAGTTGAGCAAGTCCCTACTTTAGACTTTTTTCAATCACCATTCCATCCCTATTCACAAGGTCTTCTTAGAAGTCTTCCAGAAAATGGGTTTCATCCCATACCTGGGCAGTCTCCTTCGATGATTGAAGATCTTCAAGGATGCCAGTTCCATCCCCGTTGTCAATGGGCAAGAGAACAATGCCATAGGGAAAAACCGGGACTAATGTCAGTAAATGAACGGTTGGTAAGGTGTTTTTTGTATGATTGAACTGCACAAGGTTACTTATGAATTTTCCCAGGGTTGGCCAAGGAAACAACACCAAATCGTTCTGAGTAATATTTCGGTTAAACTCTATATGGGGAAAACCTTTGGTCTTATGGGGCATTCAGGAACCGGTAAAACAACTTTAGGTAAAATGGTAGCAGGTTTAATAAAACCCTTTTCAGGGACGATTTTCTTTCATGGAAAGGATATTTCACGGATGAAACCTCCTGATTGGCTTTTTTTCCGACGGAATGTTCAGATGCTTTTTCAAGACCCTCAAGGATCATTAAACCCCAAAAAGCGGATAGACGCTTCTTTGCGCGATGTTCTCAATATTACTAAAGTTCCTTTCAATCAGCAGAAAGAGGCTATAGAAGATGTTTTAAAAACCGTTGGCCTTTCAACCGACTTTTTATTGCGTTATCCTGCTCAACTTTCTGGAGGTCAGAATCAACGGATTTCTTTAGCTCGGATTTTGTTGTTGA
This genomic stretch from Candidatus Atribacteria bacterium ADurb.Bin276 harbors:
- the dppB_4 gene encoding Dipeptide transport system permease protein DppB, giving the protein MVFPAKKILRYVFALFFIITLNFFLPRAMPGDPVINLLGEDFIAGKEAVEKIREELGLNRPILVQYANYWKNLFQFDLGYSYHFRARVSSLIISRLKWTFILVAPSLILGTIIGALAGSLAGWKRKSKGNTFSFFFFLFIYCSPPFFISLLFLYFFGFRLGLFPLKGFYTTGNWIDILKHLFLPVLIMTLFSASRNYMVMRGSVLQEKEKLYVWYARAKGHLEDSILFQHVFKNASLPVITLFALDFGFLFAGALFIEIVFSLNGMGTLIYQSILSRDYPVLQGTFLIISFMVIIANYLTDWIYNWIDPRVRANR
- the gsiD_2 gene encoding Glutathione transport system permease protein GsiD; translation: MKDLIFQRKKYFIRIGGFLFILFLLVAIFANFIAPFQLKDRFDPFLPLGLKHLLGTNDIGNDLFTEFIYGSRITLLVGLLTGVFSVSIGVLIGLFAGYHGGFIDELLMGITDVILMIPRIPLIIVLSAFLRPSVGLMILVMSILWWTSTARVIRSRTMQIRSMGFVESARCLGFSGWHILFYEILPNIVMIIIPEFLITVASAMISEASLSFLGLGDPSLKSWGMMIHHAFQRGGFLNGMWWWYIPPGMSITLFVLSMVFLSFAFEETEIGMGEEVAIAPFNR
- the oppD_5 gene encoding Oligopeptide transport ATP-binding protein OppD, which encodes MPLLTVERLNVVFTTHQGRVKAVKNVSITIPHQETLALIGETGCGKSVIAQSILRLLPGNAQINGRILFQGRDLLLVDEKTMASIRGKEIAIIFQNPSLALNPVYSIGWQVGEPFRIHQGVDRNQSIQESVRLLSYMKFDKPESAVKMYPFEFSGGMNQRVLIASALALHPNLIIADEPTQGLDRTLIKQIIEQLDRARKIHSSSMLLITHDLTVARSISDWIMVMYAGEIVEQVPTLDFFQSPFHPYSQGLLRSLPENGFHPIPGQSPSMIEDLQGCQFHPRCQWAREQCHREKPGLMSVNERLVRCFLYD
- the oppF_6 gene encoding Oligopeptide transport ATP-binding protein OppF; translation: MIELHKVTYEFSQGWPRKQHQIVLSNISVKLYMGKTFGLMGHSGTGKTTLGKMVAGLIKPFSGTIFFHGKDISRMKPPDWLFFRRNVQMLFQDPQGSLNPKKRIDASLRDVLNITKVPFNQQKEAIEDVLKTVGLSTDFLLRYPAQLSGGQNQRISLARILLLKPEFIVLDEPTSALDISVQAQILFLLRELQKNHGLGYLFISHDPEVIQYMSHSIGILKNGNLDIVPEG